The window TACATCTAGATTCTGTTACTTTTGGAGtagcaattttggaaattttgggatATTGTAGACCCTGAGAAGTTCCTCCTCTTGTTCTGGGGTCTCTACCTAATGACTGTCCAGTAAGTGCCAGTTGAGGCATTGTTGCCCTTTGTGCCATAGTCACTTTATTTATATTGTCTTGGCAACCGCTGGACAGACTGGGTTTTGATTTTACAGGTAGTCCACATGACTTTTTAATAAATACATGGTTACTAAAAGTTGGGAGAGGTGTAGAAGTAATAAAGGGGATTGGTCTGTTAAAGCAGACACTCTCATCTTGGACAAGCTCAGTCAGGTCTAGAGTATTACTAAAGTCTTTTATGCTGCACCTGCTTCCGCACCTTGGAGAGGAGTGCGCCAAGGCTGTTATTGGCGACAGAGACCTTGTTTTCTCAGGTTGACTACCTTGATCACACACATTTTCGTACGGATTGTCTAATTCTATACAGTTTGTTGCTATCACTTTGGTAAGATCACCTCTGCCCTGCAACCTGTCACTTGCAGTGACGTCATTGGGAACGAACATTAAGGTTTCTGTTACATTGATCTTAGGCTTCTCATCCATTATACTAATGCCCGGAGGGATATCTGATGCATCATTATAACAAATTGATTGTGTTAAGTCTTGTATAGTGTTTGTCATTCTTCCCCGATTCCCTAATATAATGTCATGAGTAACATTAGGTTCAATCACCCTGCACTGTGTAAAGGTCTTATTCATGGCACTGCCTATAGCATTCTGGATGTTGTTCACTACATTTGCATCTATTTTAATAAGAGTCACATTTTGCAGATGGGCATCAACAGCATTTCTATCCATTGGGCTTTCAGAGCAAACTTTCAAAGTGTTTGTATCCTTGATCTCACGGTTAATTCCTGTGGCCCCCGTTGGCCCAATATCCATTGTCACATCTACTTCTGGTAACTTCTCTGTTGTCATTATTTCTTGTGTTCTATCCGCTACACACTCTTCATTGATCGTGCTCATGGCATCCTGGGAGGCATTAGAGTCCTTCCTACATGATCTTCTAACATTCTGCAAAGCTTTATTAGGTATTACTCCAATATCTTGTGTGATATTTGCTACATAGTCCTCACTTCCCATTTCAGTACGATTTTCAGGTATACACATTATGGTACACGTTGCCTGGTTATTGCAAATGGCATTTGTTGCCGACCAGTCACCTGATGGCAAAACTACTTGTGTGCTATTTATTATAGACACTTCAGCATGCATGCTTTGATCTTGGTGGGCATTTACTATGGGCACTTCATCAGGCGCTTGAAGAGAAAGGCTTTCACAGATTATCGCAGCCTCATTCCTTTTTATTATGCCCTGTATAGTATTAGCTTCAGTCTCTTTGTGAAGCTTTATGTTAATTTCTTGCGTGACATCTGCAATGGGAAATTGATTATATTCTGTAACAATTTCCTGTGCAATGTCGTTCGATTCTACATAACAGATGTCCTGTGTGGTATTTGCAAGAGAAGCTACTGTATTTATTTTCACGGAGTCCTGAGAAGTGTTGGGGACCATCACTGTCTCATTTGGCCCAGTTGCATTCTTTTTACACGGCACAGGGTCTGGTGCCTTCAGTAAATGTACAATCCTTTCAGTTATAGAGTAGTTCAGATTCATCTTTCCCAAATCAAGCTGACTAACACCCATAGCAGAATTCTCCTTGCACATGCTACCAATCTCCAAAATTGTAGAATTATTAGAGGCAGACAGAAATGGAGGCGGCTCAGCTTCAATGGAAGACACATTAGCAATCATCCGCTCTCTGTCACATCTCTTAATAAGATTGCAGATTCTCTCACACTCTGCCGCAAAGAAACTTCTAAATTCCTGAGCAGGGGATGAACTTTCACGATTTTGGAAATTCATCGGAATTGAATGAGACAATGGTTTTGGCGTACTCTTCTGACCTATGGCGGGTACATGTGGCTGTGGATGAGCTGTTTCCAGACCTTGTACCTGAAAAGTTCTTGGACTGTTTTGTTTAGTTGAATAGGAAAGTAGTGATAGtttcctgtcatcatctaaaattaaaaaaaatttaaaatttttttttaaaaagggcatAGGATATTACAGACAAACACCATATACACAAGCCATAGAGATGTAAAGCCAAGATTTTCTAGCGCATAAATATTTATGTCATTGTAAAAGGGGTCATCCAATGAATCATTTATATCTCCAAAGTTCTGAAAGAGTCTAAGGTTTTATTGTAATTTGCTGAGTTTAAAACATCGAAAAATACCCCTTTCATCATCTTTTCCATGTGTCCTCCTTGTTGCTGCTTCAGAAAAATCAGGGTACTTCCCCCT is drawn from Hyla sarda isolate aHylSar1 chromosome 4, aHylSar1.hap1, whole genome shotgun sequence and contains these coding sequences:
- the LOC130367083 gene encoding uncharacterized protein LOC130367083, encoding MSNGILTNRDHMHSNAIPEDHVMTMEAENFNGIKTTITVINDSGLQEELNPEADIPPAESVIRFSTPVQREHKQWASSVIDLQESPLGYKSFFSLECDKFINELQSRATQGWSPSKRKLEQLDISTIEAEPPPLFCFTPKSLLEQTTSYAKRRKIDYEDDDRKLSLLSYSTKQNSPRTFQVQGLETAHPQPHVPAIGQKSTPKPLSHSIPMNFQNRESSSPAQEFRSFFAAECERICNLIKRCDRERMIANVSSIEAEPPPFLSASNNSTILEIGSMCKENSAMGVSQLDLGKMNLNYSITERIVHLLKAPDPVPCKKNATGPNETVMVPNTSQDSVKINTVASLANTTQDICYVESNDIAQEIVTEYNQFPIADVTQEINIKLHKETEANTIQGIIKRNEAAIICESLSLQAPDEVPIVNAHQDQSMHAEVSIINSTQVVLPSGDWSATNAICNNQATCTIMCIPENRTEMGSEDYVANITQDIGVIPNKALQNVRRSCRKDSNASQDAMSTINEECVADRTQEIMTTEKLPEVDVTMDIGPTGATGINREIKDTNTLKVCSESPMDRNAVDAHLQNVTLIKIDANVVNNIQNAIGSAMNKTFTQCRVIEPNVTHDIILGNRGRMTNTIQDLTQSICYNDASDIPPGISIMDEKPKINVTETLMFVPNDVTASDRLQGRGDLTKVIATNCIELDNPYENVCDQGSQPEKTRSLSPITALAHSSPRCGSRCSIKDFSNTLDLTELVQDESVCFNRPIPFITSTPLPTFSNHVFIKKSCGLPVKSKPSLSSGCQDNINKVTMAQRATMPQLALTGQSLGRDPRTRGGTSQGLQYPKISKIATPKVTESRCTQPAPRSKLALSLFKTPQTVRSGVSMKDQVALGRTNMKPLLVPTNLPRKNLLYNQPCESGASSAKLQQQTPANCRRTVKEGFKRRTDVSKLPAYSLLKPPSGHSTPGCQVFTGKGPSISGPHSATRIYKVASVHPSSVPGSVRQDHTFILPSKPVGSQIPSKLKPCTSGLPVRKFQEALLKPSTK